One window from the genome of Bufo bufo chromosome 4, aBufBuf1.1, whole genome shotgun sequence encodes:
- the LOC120999551 gene encoding oocyte zinc finger protein XlCOF7.1-like: SHTGEKPFSCLECGKCFTDKSTLVAHERIHTGENALSCSECGKFFKFKSELIIHQRTHTGEKPFSCSECEKHFNLKSHLVRHQRTHTGEKPFSCSECGKCFTDKSTLVAHERIHTGEKPFSCSECGKIFNFKSNLVAHEKTHTGEKPFSCLECGKCFSDKSSLGKHQRTHTGEEPFSCSECEKHFNSKSKLVRHQRTHTGEKPFSCSECEKHFNRKSHLVRHQRTHTGEKPFSCLECGKCFRDKWYLLNHHKIHTGEKPFSCLECGKSFICKSKLVTHQRIHTGEKPFSCLECGKCFIDKSFLVTHQRSHTGENTFSCLECGKCFTHKSHLVAHEKTHTGEKPFSCLECGKCFSDKSSLGKHQRIHTGEKPFSCSECEKHFNSKSQLVGHQRTHTGEKPFLCSECGKCFTNKSTLVAHERIHTGKKPFSCSECEKHFNSKSQLVRHQRTHTGEKPFLCLECGKCFTNKSALVKHQRIHTGKKRF, encoded by the coding sequence agtcacacaggggagaagccattttcttgtttagaatgtgggaaatgttttactgataaatcaactcttgttgcacatgagagaattcacacaggggagaatgctctttcatgctcagaatgtgggaaattttttaaatttaaatcagAGCTTATTATAcatcaaagaactcacacaggggagaagccattttcatgttcagaatgtgaaaaacattttaacttaaaatcacatcttgttagacatcagagaactcacacaggggagaagccattttcatgttcagaatgtgggaaatgttttactgataaatcaactcttgttgcacatgagagaattcacacaggggagaagccattttcatgctcagaatgtggaaaaatttttaactttaaatcaaatcttgttgcacatgagaaaactcacacaggggagaagccattttcttgtttagaatgtgggaaatgttttagtgataaatcaagtcttggtaaacatcagagaactcacacaggggaggagccattttcatgttcagaatgtgaaaaacattttaaCTCTAAATCAaaacttgttagacatcagagaactcacacaggggagaagccattttcatgttcagaatgtgaaaaacatttcaaccgtaaatcacatcttgttagacatcagagaactcacacaggggagaaaccattttcatgtttagaatgtgggaaatgttttagggaTAAATGGTATCTTCTTAACCATCataaaattcacacaggggagaagccattttcttgtttagaatgtgggaaatctttcaTATGTAAATCAAAActagttacacatcagagaattcacacaggggagaagccattttcttgtttagaatgtgggaaatgttttattgatAAATCatttcttgttacacatcagagaagtcacacaggggagaatacattttcttgtttagaatgtgggaaatgttttactcataaatcacatcttgttgcacatgagaaaactcacacaggggagaagccattttcttgtttagaatgtgggaaatgttttagtgataaatcaagtcttggtaaacatcagagaattcacacaggggagaagccattttcatgttcagaatgtgaaaaacattttaaCTCTAAATCACAACTTGttggacatcagagaactcacacaggggagaagccatttttatgttcagaatgtgggaaatgttttactaatAAATCAACTCTTGttgcacatgagagaattcatacagggaagaagccattttcatgttcagaatgtgaaaaacattttaaCTCTAAATCAcaacttgttagacatcagagaactcacacaggggagaagccatttttatgtttagaatgtgggaaatgttttactaataaatcagctcttgttaaacatcagagaattcacactggaAAAAAGCGATTTTAA